A genomic segment from Amphiura filiformis chromosome 10, Afil_fr2py, whole genome shotgun sequence encodes:
- the LOC140163289 gene encoding uncharacterized protein gives MAARSWQPGPTPGSGQPGPTPGSWQPGPKPGSGQPGPTPGSWQPGPNPGSGQPGPIPGSGQPGPTSGSWQPGPNPGSGQPGPNPESGQPGPTPGSGQPGPTPGSWQPGPNPASGQPGRNQGPRQPGPTPGYGQPSPAPGYGQLSDPAHAPPQNTPGGYAPAPGGNTYAGYPQQTPQTGYGAPPNTQYGYGQNPPAGQHPPDYQQHNPSGDGHQQPQGTGYPGYNPPQGYGQPPPYYGSQIPTPGGQMHAEWQKQMTEKDAGNIATIIGTLEDLQNLYSDLNLKNRDIKAAERQANSTDPSTLCRNVLLKWRHINGRSGTRDKIITAMRNRLWVGELEEVQELWQ, from the exons ATGGCAGCCCG ATCATGGCAGCCCGGTCCTACACCCGGATCAGGGCAGCCTGGTCCAACACCCGGATCATGGCAGCCCGGTCCTAAGCCCGGATCAGGGCAGCCTGGTCCAACACCCGGATCATGGCAGCCTGGTCCTAACCCCGGATCAGGGCAGCCTGGTCCTATACCCGGATCAGGGCAGCCTGGTCCTACATCCGGATCATGGCAACCTGGTCCTAACCCAGGTTCAGGGCAGCCTGGTCCTAACCCTGAATCAGGGCAGCCTGGTCCTACACCCGGATCAGGGCAGCCTGGTCCAACACCCGGATCATGGCAGCCCGGTCCTAACCCAGCTTCAGGGCAGCCGGGTCGTAACCAAGGACCACGACAACCTGGTCCTACTCCCGGATATGGACAACCTAGTCCTGCACCCGGATATGGGCAATTAAGTGACCCTGCTCATGCTCCTCCCCAGAATACCCCTGGTGGCTACGCACCTGCACCTGGTGGCAATACATATGCTGGATATCCACAGCAAA CACCACAAACAGGATATGGAGCCCCACCTAACACGCAATATGGATATGGACAAAATCCTCCTGCTGGACAACACCCTCCTGACTATCAGCAGCACAATCCCTCTGGCGATGGGCATCAGCAACCCCAAGGAACAGGATATCCTGGCTACAATCCTCCTCAAGGTTACGGTCAACCGCCTCCTTATTATGGGAGTCAAATTCCTACTCCTGGAGGGCAGATGCATGCAGAAT GGCAGAAACAAATGACAGAAAAAGATGCTGGTAACATCGCTACGATTATAGGAACACTTGAAGaccttcaaaatttatacagTGATCTTAATTTGAAAAATCGTGATATAAAAGCAGCAGAAAGGCAAGCAAACAGCACAGACCCATCAACGTTGTGTCGAAATGTGTTACTAAAATGGCGCCACATAAATGGACGAAGTGGAACGAGGGATAAAATAATAACCGCTATGAGGAACAGACTGTGGGTAGGCGAGCTAGAAGAAGTACAGGAATTATGGCAGTGA